The following are encoded in a window of Spea bombifrons isolate aSpeBom1 chromosome 2, aSpeBom1.2.pri, whole genome shotgun sequence genomic DNA:
- the TPT1 gene encoding translationally-controlled tumor protein, with the protein MIIYRDIVSGDEMFSDIYKIKESCGGLCFEVEGKMVTRVEGGIDDALIGGNASAECPDEGTDSTSVSGVDIVLNHKLQETGFTKESYKQYIKDYMKAIKAKLDESHPDRVKPFMTGAAEKIKAILGNFKNYQFFTGESMNPEGMVCLLDFREDGITPYLTFFKDGLEIEKC; encoded by the exons ATGATCATCTACAGGGATATCGTCTCCG GAGATGAAATGTTTTCGGACATCTACAAAATCAAAGAGAGCTGTGGCGGACTGTGCTTTGAAGTGGAAGGCAAG atggTCACCAGAGTAGAAGGTGGAATAGATGATGCACTTATTGGTGGCAATGCATCTGCCGAGTGCCCGGACGAAGGGACTGATTCGACATCCGTCAGTGGGGTAGATATAGTATTAAACCACAAGCTTCAGGAAACTGGCTTCACCAAGGAGTCTTACAAGCAGTATATTAAGGACTACATGAAAGC CATTAAAGCCAAACTTGATGAAAGCCATCCCGACCGTGTAAAACCCTTCATGACAGGAGCTGCAGAGAAAATCAAAGCTATCCTTGGCAACTTCAAAAATTACCAG TTTTTCACAGGAGAGAGCATGAATCCAGAGGGCATGGTGTGTCTGTTGGATTTCCGTGAGGATGGCATAACTCCCTACTTGACCTTCTTCAAGGATGGCTTGGAGATTGAAAAATGT TAA